Proteins from one Vanessa atalanta chromosome 15, ilVanAtal1.2, whole genome shotgun sequence genomic window:
- the LOC125069239 gene encoding uncharacterized protein LOC125069239 isoform X2 translates to MNAIVGLCHFCEAHGPRPLFCTFTTDNDTHTTESSNCAVQCSGCTSVGPETVYVSRDDDGIIFCSRESVPNADVTAFLRQAALRSITCEKIAKELQQLADIVYDNEQSICSQRALRLKTGRNDFGQSRSLTQLTGDDDIFKKLHSHFTWMLRTGAVTYSETLYTSQDLLKKLNPQMTIGTIFDESACMVTENDDSMSLRELENLLTNAVFRIILYCTLTGIDIEIKSKQTEPSKIINCLSRLLPSSNNNTGLKIRPINLVPATQSPDVCILEEMDNSNFSCKWSGTLPTKCPTLMNKIVNAMTNTKFNDVVLHQHIKSLTVEWLGIAKTIKMALQSSGKPDAVTKLKQILGVSPNDELLVNYWSQSFCCL, encoded by the exons atgaatGCAATTGTTGGTTTGTGCCATTTTTGTGAAGCTCATGGGCCTCGACCATTGTTCTGTACATTTACAACAGACAATGATACACATACAACTGAGTCATCGAATTGCGCAGTTCAATGTAGTGGATGTACTTCTGTAGGACCTGAAACTGTTTACGTATCAAGGGATGATGatggaattattttttgtagcaGAGAGTCGGTTCCTAACGCTGATGTCACAGCTTTCTTGAGGCAGGCTGCTCTACGAAGTATTACTTgtgaa aaaATTGCAAAGGAACTTCAACAATTAGCAGATATAGTATATGATAATGAACAAAGTATTTGTTCTCAAAGAGCTTTGAGGCTGAAAACAGGAAGAAATGATTTTGGCCAGTCTAGATCTCTCACACAGCTCACAG GAGacgatgatatttttaaaaaacttcatTCTCATTTCACATGGATGCTAAGGACGGGAGCTGTAACTTACTCAGAAACCCTTTATACAAGTCAAGATTTACTTAAAAAGTTAAACCCTCAAATGACTATTGGGACGATATTTGATGAAAGTGCTTGTATGGTGACAGAAAATGATGATAGTATGTCTCTGAGAGAGCTAGAAAACTTACTGACAAATGCTGTGTTTAGGATAATTCTATATTGTACTTTGACAGGAATTGAT attgaaataaaaagtaaacaaacagagccatcaaaaataataaattgtttatcaaGATTATTGCCAAgctctaataataatactgGTTTAAAGATCAGACCGATAAATCTGGTACCAGCTACACAGTCACCAGATGTATGTATTTTAGAAGAAATGGATAACAGTAATTTCAGTTGCAAATGGAGTGGCACATTGCCAACCAAAT GTCCTACATTGATGAATAAAATAGTGAATGCTATGACAAACACAAAGTTCAATGATGTTGTTTTACATCAACATATAAAATCCTTAACAGTTGAGTGGTTAGG AATTGCTAAAACTATCAAGATGGCTTTACAATCTTCTGGAAAGCCAGATGCAGTTACgaagttaaaacaaatattaggaGTATCACCAAACGATGAATTGTTGGTGAATTATTGGTCACAATCATTCTGTTGTTTATAa
- the LOC125069239 gene encoding folliculin isoform X3: MNAIVGLCHFCEAHGPRPLFCTFTTDNDTHTTESSNCAVQCSGCTSVGPETVYVSRDDDGIIFCSRESVPNADVTAFLRQAALRSITCEVSWSKEGGVVYFSDTQGHVLSLMFHLKDTRARGLKRLFSIVVLMKDKMLLLNVTPVLSEHMQKIAKELQQLADIVYDNEQSICSQRALRLKTGRNDFGQSRSLTQLTGDDDIFKKLHSHFTWMLRTGAVTYSETLYTSQDLLKKLNPQMTIGTIFDESACMVTENDDSMSLRELENLLTNAVFRIILYCTLTGIDIEIKSKQTEPSKIINCLSRLLPSSNNNTGLKIRPINLVPATQSPDVCILEEMDNSNFSCKWSGTLPTK, translated from the exons atgaatGCAATTGTTGGTTTGTGCCATTTTTGTGAAGCTCATGGGCCTCGACCATTGTTCTGTACATTTACAACAGACAATGATACACATACAACTGAGTCATCGAATTGCGCAGTTCAATGTAGTGGATGTACTTCTGTAGGACCTGAAACTGTTTACGTATCAAGGGATGATGatggaattattttttgtagcaGAGAGTCGGTTCCTAACGCTGATGTCACAGCTTTCTTGAGGCAGGCTGCTCTACGAAGTATTACTTgtgaa GTGAGTTGGAGTAAAGAAGGTGGAGTGGTATACTTCAGTGATACCCAAGGTCATGTCCTGAGTCTcatgtttcatttaaaagataCAAGGGCGAGGGgtcttaaaagattattttcaatAGTTGTTCTGATGAAAGATAAAATGTTACTTCTTAATGTAACTCCAGTACTTTCGGAACACATGCAG aaaATTGCAAAGGAACTTCAACAATTAGCAGATATAGTATATGATAATGAACAAAGTATTTGTTCTCAAAGAGCTTTGAGGCTGAAAACAGGAAGAAATGATTTTGGCCAGTCTAGATCTCTCACACAGCTCACAG GAGacgatgatatttttaaaaaacttcatTCTCATTTCACATGGATGCTAAGGACGGGAGCTGTAACTTACTCAGAAACCCTTTATACAAGTCAAGATTTACTTAAAAAGTTAAACCCTCAAATGACTATTGGGACGATATTTGATGAAAGTGCTTGTATGGTGACAGAAAATGATGATAGTATGTCTCTGAGAGAGCTAGAAAACTTACTGACAAATGCTGTGTTTAGGATAATTCTATATTGTACTTTGACAGGAATTGAT attgaaataaaaagtaaacaaacagagccatcaaaaataataaattgtttatcaaGATTATTGCCAAgctctaataataatactgGTTTAAAGATCAGACCGATAAATCTGGTACCAGCTACACAGTCACCAGATGTATGTATTTTAGAAGAAATGGATAACAGTAATTTCAGTTGCAAATGGAGTGGCACATTGCCAACCAAAT AA
- the LOC125069239 gene encoding folliculin isoform X1: protein MNAIVGLCHFCEAHGPRPLFCTFTTDNDTHTTESSNCAVQCSGCTSVGPETVYVSRDDDGIIFCSRESVPNADVTAFLRQAALRSITCEVSWSKEGGVVYFSDTQGHVLSLMFHLKDTRARGLKRLFSIVVLMKDKMLLLNVTPVLSEHMQKIAKELQQLADIVYDNEQSICSQRALRLKTGRNDFGQSRSLTQLTGDDDIFKKLHSHFTWMLRTGAVTYSETLYTSQDLLKKLNPQMTIGTIFDESACMVTENDDSMSLRELENLLTNAVFRIILYCTLTGIDIEIKSKQTEPSKIINCLSRLLPSSNNNTGLKIRPINLVPATQSPDVCILEEMDNSNFSCKWSGTLPTKCPTLMNKIVNAMTNTKFNDVVLHQHIKSLTVEWLGIAKTIKMALQSSGKPDAVTKLKQILGVSPNDELLVNYWSQSFCCL from the exons atgaatGCAATTGTTGGTTTGTGCCATTTTTGTGAAGCTCATGGGCCTCGACCATTGTTCTGTACATTTACAACAGACAATGATACACATACAACTGAGTCATCGAATTGCGCAGTTCAATGTAGTGGATGTACTTCTGTAGGACCTGAAACTGTTTACGTATCAAGGGATGATGatggaattattttttgtagcaGAGAGTCGGTTCCTAACGCTGATGTCACAGCTTTCTTGAGGCAGGCTGCTCTACGAAGTATTACTTgtgaa GTGAGTTGGAGTAAAGAAGGTGGAGTGGTATACTTCAGTGATACCCAAGGTCATGTCCTGAGTCTcatgtttcatttaaaagataCAAGGGCGAGGGgtcttaaaagattattttcaatAGTTGTTCTGATGAAAGATAAAATGTTACTTCTTAATGTAACTCCAGTACTTTCGGAACACATGCAG aaaATTGCAAAGGAACTTCAACAATTAGCAGATATAGTATATGATAATGAACAAAGTATTTGTTCTCAAAGAGCTTTGAGGCTGAAAACAGGAAGAAATGATTTTGGCCAGTCTAGATCTCTCACACAGCTCACAG GAGacgatgatatttttaaaaaacttcatTCTCATTTCACATGGATGCTAAGGACGGGAGCTGTAACTTACTCAGAAACCCTTTATACAAGTCAAGATTTACTTAAAAAGTTAAACCCTCAAATGACTATTGGGACGATATTTGATGAAAGTGCTTGTATGGTGACAGAAAATGATGATAGTATGTCTCTGAGAGAGCTAGAAAACTTACTGACAAATGCTGTGTTTAGGATAATTCTATATTGTACTTTGACAGGAATTGAT attgaaataaaaagtaaacaaacagagccatcaaaaataataaattgtttatcaaGATTATTGCCAAgctctaataataatactgGTTTAAAGATCAGACCGATAAATCTGGTACCAGCTACACAGTCACCAGATGTATGTATTTTAGAAGAAATGGATAACAGTAATTTCAGTTGCAAATGGAGTGGCACATTGCCAACCAAAT GTCCTACATTGATGAATAAAATAGTGAATGCTATGACAAACACAAAGTTCAATGATGTTGTTTTACATCAACATATAAAATCCTTAACAGTTGAGTGGTTAGG AATTGCTAAAACTATCAAGATGGCTTTACAATCTTCTGGAAAGCCAGATGCAGTTACgaagttaaaacaaatattaggaGTATCACCAAACGATGAATTGTTGGTGAATTATTGGTCACAATCATTCTGTTGTTTATAa
- the LOC125069595 gene encoding 60S ribosomal protein L18, giving the protein MGVDINHKHDRKVRRTEVKSQDVYLRLLVKLYRYLARRTNAKFNTIVLRRLFMSRINRAPISLSRLARHMKKPTREGLIAVVVGTVTNDVRLYTVPKMSVAALHVTEKARARILAAGGEILTFDQLALRAPTGRKTVLVQGRRNAREAVRHFGPAPGAPRSHTKPYVRSKGHERSRPSRRSNV; this is encoded by the exons ATG gGTGTCGACATCAACCATAAACACGACAGGAAAGTTAGGCGTACCGAAGTTAAATCTCAGGATGTATACCTGAGGTTACTTgttaaa TTATACAGATATTTGGCCAGACGTACAAATGCCAAGTTCAACACGATTGTCTTGCGACGGCTGTTCATGAGCCGTATCAACCGGGCGCCCATTTCTTTGTCACGTCTTGCTCGCCACATGAAGAAACCCACCCGTGAGGGTCTGATTGCCGTGGTTGTCGGAACCGTTACCAACGACGTGAGGCTGTATACAGTACCTAAGATGTCTGTTGCTGCACTTCATGTGACTGAAAAGGCACGCGCCCGTATCTTGGCTGCTGGAG gTGAGATTCTAACTTTCGACCAGTTGGCTCTCCGTGCTCCTACCGGCCGCAAGACTGTTCTGGTTCAAGGACGTAGAAATGCCCGTGAAGCTGTACGTCACTTTGGTCCTGCACCAGGTGCACCGCGCTCACACACTAAGCCTTATGTACGCTCAAAGGGCCATGAGCGTTCAAGACCGAGCCGTCGCTCAAATGTgtaa